The genomic window CCAACGAGGATGTCGGGAACGAGGGAAAGTGAAAGCTGGATTCCCGCCTTCGCGGGAATGACGAGAGAAGGTTAGATTCCGTATCAAGTACGGAATGACTAAGACAGGGAATGATGGCGTGTTAAAAATCAAATCCGCCCGTAGAGCCTTTGGACATACTCTCATAGACACTGCGTACATACTGGGTTCGAACCTCACATCCGATGATTTCAGGGCATTTTAGACAGCTCTCAAACCCTTTGGATTCTTGACACTGTTCAAGCACTTTTTTTGCCTCATCGAGTTTGGCTTCATAAATGTCGTTAGTTTCTCCCATAGACATCCGCTACCACTGAGACTTCATAGTTAGAACCGAAAAAACATGGACTGGTGTCGTGAACATGTTTTGTCTCTTTTTCCAATACGCGGTTAGCTCCATCAATAGCGCGACCGCCAGCCGTTTCAAAAATAAAGGCAAACGGAAATACTTCAAAGAGTTGACGCAATTTCCCCTCCGGTTTATCTGAAGCACCTGGATAGCTGAATAACCCGCCCCCTTTGAGGAGGATTTGGTGCAAATCGGGAACCATACCGCCTGAATAACGGAGGCGATACCCATCGGCAAAGAAGGCATCAATCATTGCTTTATGGTACGGTGCCCAACACTGCTGTGTTCCGCCCGGTGCCATGATTTTCCCTTTTTCATTCAAATGGATCTCTTTGACGTATTCAAATTCTCCAGCTTGGAGGAGGTAGAGTTTTACTTTTCCCTCATGCGCAAATACAAGCTCGACACGAGGACCGTAGACGACATAGCAAGAGGCGACCATCTTACTTGCAGTCAATTCACCATCATAAATCCCGAAAATCGAACCGACACTGAGGTTTACATCGACGAGGGATGAACCATCCAATGGATCAAAGGCGATATGGTAGTGACCATTTTCGTTGAGGAGCATCGGAAGCTCTTTCTCTTCACTCGCGATGGTGTGGACAGAAGCTATTTTACTCAACTCCTCTTCGATGATTAAATCGCTTTGGATGTCGAGTTGGAGTTGGGTTTCACCTGAGCTGTTTTGCTCTTGGGAGTAGCCGATGTCTTTTACATCGATGGCGTTTTTGATGCGGATTGCACTTTTTTCGATGGCTTGTAATATGAGTTTCATTCTAATACCTTTGCGTTGTTTAATATCCAGTTGATGACGTTATCGGGGTTGTTGAGGTCGAGTAGCTCTACATTATCGGGTAAATCATAGTCGGTGATGGTAATCGTATGATCAATAGCGAGTGCATTCATATAAGGGAAATAATCGGTATCGATTACATCTCGAAATATACTGATACGGGGTAGGGGGAGATTTTTAAGCCCCTCAACCAAAAGAATATCAAATTCACCAAATAGTGAAATAATCTCATCTAGTTCTTTATGGCGTTGGGAAAAAAAGGTGGTGCGGGTAGGGGAGGTAACTACTACCTCTGCTCCAGTATCACTCATTTTGTAGCTATCTTTTCCCGGTACGTCGAATTGAGCTTTGTCTTTTGGGTCATTTTTGATGATAGCGACTTGGAGTTGATGATCGTGGATGAGTTTTCGGGCAACTTTTAAAATTAAGGTCGTTTTGCCGCTATTAGAAGGTCCGGTAAAAGCAACGGCTAAACGTTTTTTCAAAAAATCACCCTAAACATAAAATTAGGGATATTATAATCAAGTATCATTGAAATTTTGTTAAGAATCCTCTGTTTGTATTTAAATAGTTTCGCATTAGGTGAAAAATTAGGAATGTTAATGAAAAAACATGCAAGAAAAATGATAAATTGTGTAAAACCTATGTTATGATTAAAAAGAAGCATTTGTTTTGCATCGGATATTATACTTTTCACTTATAAAGGAGCCTAATGAAAGCTGTGGTTATGGCAGGTGGATTCGGTACTCGGATTCAACCACTGACAAACTCTATCCCTAAACCGATGTTACCGATTATGAACCGTCCGATGATGGAACATACGATAGTTAGTTTACGTGATTTGGGGATAAAAGAATTTATTATTTTGCTCTATTTTAAACCTGAAGTGATAAAAGATTATTTTAAAGACGGAAGTGCGTGGGGGATAAATATTACTTATGTTGTCCCTGATGATGATTATGGGACGGCAGGAGCGGTTAAAAAGGCTCAAGAGTTTATAGGGGATGAGAATTTTATTATTATTAGCGGCGATTTAGTAACCGATTTCGATTTTCAACAAATTTTTGATTACC from Sulfuricurvum sp. includes these protein-coding regions:
- a CDS encoding class 1 fructose-bisphosphatase, giving the protein MKLILQAIEKSAIRIKNAIDVKDIGYSQEQNSSGETQLQLDIQSDLIIEEELSKIASVHTIASEEKELPMLLNENGHYHIAFDPLDGSSLVDVNLSVGSIFGIYDGELTASKMVASCYVVYGPRVELVFAHEGKVKLYLLQAGEFEYVKEIHLNEKGKIMAPGGTQQCWAPYHKAMIDAFFADGYRLRYSGGMVPDLHQILLKGGGLFSYPGASDKPEGKLRQLFEVFPFAFIFETAGGRAIDGANRVLEKETKHVHDTSPCFFGSNYEVSVVADVYGRN
- the mobB gene encoding molybdopterin-guanine dinucleotide biosynthesis protein B; translation: MKKRLAVAFTGPSNSGKTTLILKVARKLIHDHQLQVAIIKNDPKDKAQFDVPGKDSYKMSDTGAEVVVTSPTRTTFFSQRHKELDEIISLFGEFDILLVEGLKNLPLPRISIFRDVIDTDYFPYMNALAIDHTITITDYDLPDNVELLDLNNPDNVINWILNNAKVLE